A window of Deltaproteobacteria bacterium contains these coding sequences:
- a CDS encoding type II toxin-antitoxin system VapC family toxin, producing MRYWDSSALIPLVLDEPRADQVRSFIIEDSSIISWWGTPVECFSALCRRKKEGVLKEEDFSQARKEFDQLMAEIDLVTPSRDLRERALKVISLHALRSGDAFQLAAALRWCREQSRGAVLVTLDDRLRRAALDEGFTVLP from the coding sequence GTGAGGTATTGGGACTCTTCGGCGCTCATCCCTTTGGTTCTGGATGAACCTCGAGCCGATCAGGTTCGAAGTTTCATTATTGAGGACTCCTCGATTATTTCGTGGTGGGGGACACCTGTGGAATGTTTCTCGGCCCTCTGCCGGCGCAAGAAAGAAGGTGTTTTAAAAGAAGAGGATTTTTCTCAGGCAAGGAAAGAATTTGATCAGTTAATGGCAGAAATAGACCTTGTTACTCCATCACGCGATCTGCGCGAAAGGGCTCTTAAAGTTATTTCTCTCCACGCTCTTCGTTCCGGCGACGCCTTTCAGCTCGCAGCGGCCCTTCGTTGGTGTCGAGAACAAAGCCGTGGGGCGGTCCTCGTAACATTAGATGACCGACTTCGCAGAGCAGCCTTGGATGAGGGGTTTACGGTTCTTCCATAG
- a CDS encoding type II toxin-antitoxin system prevent-host-death family antitoxin, producing the protein MVKTAISKLKASLSEYLSKVKRGGEIIVTDRGHPIAKLVPFTVASSTSAERQRLIREGLIEPGRTGRVPRNFLQQPKIKDPEGLILKALLEERREGR; encoded by the coding sequence ATGGTGAAAACAGCTATTTCGAAGTTAAAGGCCTCTTTGAGTGAGTACCTCTCCAAGGTAAAAAGGGGGGGAGAAATTATCGTGACCGATCGCGGACATCCGATTGCGAAACTTGTCCCTTTTACGGTTGCCAGTTCTACCAGTGCAGAGCGGCAACGGCTCATTAGAGAAGGACTTATCGAACCAGGAAGGACGGGCAGGGTTCCACGTAACTTTCTTCAACAACCAAAAATAAAGGATCCCGAGGGGCTTATTTTAAAAGCACTTCTTGAGGAACGGAGGGAGGGACGGTGA